One Roseomonas gilardii subsp. gilardii genomic region harbors:
- the flgF gene encoding flagellar basal-body rod protein FlgF, with the protein MDNAGYIALSRLMAQARTTAMLANNMANADTPGFRAARPVFAQYLDRQHQVDEPRGGGELAFTWDRASWRDTAPGPVQTTGNPLDVAISGEGMFVLRTEKGERYTRAGRFTLGADGTVVDPDGNALLGTGGEPIQLGLNDTRITISGEGVVSSENGELGRIRIVRFADGQKPQAEGDRLFASDTPPEAVDRPTLVQGAVEGSNVRPILEMTRMTEELREFQFTAQFAEREDERIRNALDRILKKR; encoded by the coding sequence ATGGACAATGCCGGCTATATCGCGCTCTCCCGCCTGATGGCGCAGGCGCGCACCACGGCGATGCTGGCCAACAACATGGCCAATGCGGACACGCCCGGCTTCCGCGCCGCGCGTCCGGTCTTCGCCCAGTATCTCGACCGCCAGCATCAGGTGGACGAGCCCCGCGGCGGCGGCGAGCTGGCCTTCACCTGGGACCGTGCCTCCTGGCGCGACACCGCGCCCGGCCCGGTGCAGACCACCGGCAACCCGCTGGACGTCGCCATTTCCGGCGAGGGCATGTTCGTCCTCCGCACGGAGAAGGGGGAGCGCTACACGCGCGCCGGCCGCTTCACCCTGGGCGCCGACGGCACGGTGGTGGACCCGGACGGCAATGCCCTGCTCGGCACGGGCGGGGAGCCGATCCAGCTCGGCCTGAACGACACCCGCATCACCATTTCCGGGGAGGGCGTGGTGTCGAGCGAGAATGGCGAGCTGGGTCGCATCCGCATCGTGCGCTTCGCCGACGGGCAGAAGCCGCAGGCTGAGGGCGACCGCCTCTTCGCCAGCGACACGCCGCCCGAGGCGGTGGATCGCCCGACGCTCGTCCAGGGCGCGGTGGAGGGCAGCAATGTCCGCCCCATCCTGGAGATGACCCGCATGACGGAGGAGCTACGCGAGTTCCAGTTCACCGCGCAGTTCGCGGAGCGCGAGGATGAACGGATCCGCAACGCTCTCGACCGCATCCTGAAGAAGCGTTGA
- the flgA gene encoding flagellar basal body P-ring formation chaperone FlgA: MRAARPSLLALLLLAGLPGLAQADLASLRPHAVVEDEVVRLGDIFADPGPDGARVLGPAPPPGQRIIVETPQLLAIARGAGISWRPFASDERVVIERAGRALAREEWLEPLREALSAQGLDPAMELEIPGFATPMVPLSGLVRVEVAQPWLDGRRFGATLVVAAEGMPTQRLRIAGRGHATAPVAIATRRLALGEVVRAGDVQVQRLRTDRLRPGLAEDASLVVGQQLRRPVMEGAPFVLRDLGAPVMIEKNTTVTMVVERGGLLLTAQGRALEAAPRDGVVNVMNLSSRQIVEAQAIGPGRVRIGPPAR, translated from the coding sequence ATGCGCGCCGCCCGCCCGTCCCTGCTCGCGCTGCTGCTCCTCGCCGGCCTGCCCGGCCTCGCGCAGGCCGACCTCGCCAGCCTCCGGCCGCATGCGGTGGTGGAGGACGAGGTGGTGCGGCTGGGCGACATCTTCGCCGATCCCGGTCCGGACGGGGCACGCGTGCTCGGCCCGGCGCCCCCGCCGGGGCAGCGGATCATCGTGGAAACACCGCAGCTCCTCGCCATCGCGCGCGGCGCCGGCATTTCCTGGCGTCCCTTCGCCAGCGACGAGCGCGTGGTGATCGAGCGGGCCGGGCGTGCCCTGGCGCGCGAGGAATGGCTGGAGCCGCTGCGGGAAGCGCTGTCGGCCCAGGGCCTCGACCCGGCGATGGAGTTGGAGATCCCCGGTTTCGCCACCCCCATGGTGCCACTCTCCGGCCTGGTGCGGGTGGAGGTGGCGCAGCCCTGGCTCGACGGCCGCCGCTTCGGCGCCACGCTGGTCGTCGCGGCGGAGGGGATGCCGACCCAGCGCCTGCGCATCGCCGGGCGCGGCCATGCCACCGCGCCGGTCGCCATCGCCACGCGGCGCCTCGCGCTGGGCGAGGTGGTGCGTGCCGGCGACGTGCAGGTGCAGCGCCTGCGCACCGACCGGCTCCGCCCCGGCCTCGCCGAGGACGCCTCGCTCGTGGTCGGCCAGCAGCTTCGCCGCCCGGTCATGGAGGGTGCGCCCTTCGTCCTGCGCGACCTCGGCGCGCCGGTGATGATCGAGAAGAACACGACCGTGACGATGGTGGTGGAACGCGGCGGGCTGCTGCTGACCGCCCAGGGCCGCGCGCTGGAGGCCGCGCCGCGCGACGGGGTGGTGAACGTGATGAACCTGTCCTCGCGCCAGATCGTGGAGGCGCAGGCCATCGGGCCGGGCCGCGTCCGCATCGGCCCGCCGGCCCGGTGA
- the flgH gene encoding flagellar basal body L-ring protein FlgH — MRRVLLLLLPLALAACGSTERLARLGRAPDLADIADPTRDPDWKPVSMPTPAPTDTRQLGANSLWRPGSRTFLRDSKAASVGDLVTVLVSISDKASLANDTERSRDNSEDMGIPRLLGLDASYLRFFPNGFDPTKMVSASSANSSEGKGTVKRNEEITLRVAATVTQVLPNGNMVLSGRQQVRVNHELRDLTLAGIIRPQDIASDNTVKHDRLAEARISYGGRGTLSDVQKPRYGQELLDSILPF; from the coding sequence ATGCGGCGCGTCCTGCTCCTCCTCCTGCCGCTGGCGCTCGCGGCCTGCGGCTCCACCGAGCGCCTGGCCCGGCTGGGGCGCGCGCCGGACCTGGCCGATATCGCCGATCCGACGCGCGATCCGGACTGGAAGCCGGTCTCCATGCCGACACCCGCTCCCACCGATACCCGCCAGCTCGGCGCCAACAGCCTCTGGCGCCCGGGCAGCCGCACCTTCCTGCGGGATTCCAAGGCCGCCTCGGTGGGCGATCTCGTGACGGTGCTGGTCTCGATCTCCGACAAGGCCTCGCTGGCCAATGACACGGAGCGCAGCCGCGACAACTCGGAGGATATGGGCATCCCGCGCCTGCTGGGCCTCGATGCCTCCTATCTGCGGTTCTTCCCGAACGGCTTCGATCCCACCAAGATGGTCTCGGCCAGTTCCGCCAATTCCAGCGAGGGTAAGGGAACGGTCAAGCGCAACGAGGAGATCACGCTCCGCGTCGCCGCGACGGTCACGCAGGTCCTGCCCAACGGCAACATGGTGCTATCGGGACGCCAGCAGGTGCGCGTGAACCATGAGTTGCGCGACCTGACGCTCGCCGGCATCATCCGGCCGCAGGACATCGCCTCCGACAACACGGTGAAGCATGACCGGCTGGCGGAGGCGCGCATCTCCTATGGCGGGCGCGGCACGCTCAGCGACGTGCAGAAGCCGCGCTATGGGCAGGAACTGTTGGATTCCATCCTGCCCTTCTGA